The Carassius auratus strain Wakin chromosome 11, ASM336829v1, whole genome shotgun sequence DNA window CATTGGGATATGCTgagcacaaaaacataaaataaacaccaTTCAAAATGACGAAACATCTCAAAAGTTTAATGCAAGCATCATGTGTTGATCAAACTTGGTAGCCTGACTCAGTCAGAGCTTGAGATCACTGACCTTCAGTATGGAGGTCATAAACACTGAGCTGCCCATGAGGACGAATATCATGAGGCCAGTAAAGCGCTGCTCTCTGATACCCAAAAACTTGGGCTGTTCTCCAGGCGCAGAGCATTCAGACTCCAGCTTCAGGCTGTTCACGTGGGAGATAGATAGCACCGTCGCGGCCACGAACCATGGCAGGCCCATCAAAGAGCAAACGCCCAGCATCACACCCACCACAAACAGGTCCAGATGATACCCACAGCCTTTCTGTGGAGACACACGGACACAACAAAAGACATCAAGTCTACAAGAATATCTGCTCACCCAATGAAGCATATTGTGAAGGACTTAGCAACATACCTTCAGCTTGTGTTCCTTCCTGTTTATAATAACGGCGGTGATTTGTTGGTCCATGAAGATGAGGATGGTACACAGCAGAGCTGGGATGACGGTCACAATAGTGGTCCACCATGGGTTTGGTCCTATCGGGCTGATGAACCAGCCACGGTCATCTCTGGTTGGCTGTGAGAGATCATCTGATTAATCAAGTATTCCTATGCAGATGCAAAAATGAAGAGGAAACATTACTCAAAAACCTTTCTTCTTAACGACTCACTTTAAACTCATTAGGAACCTGTAGTTTGGTGGACGGGATCCCCAGAGTGTAGTCGATCAGAACCATAGACAGGATGGTGATGAAAACAGCAAAATCACTGATAATGGCCCTCACCTGTTTAGAAACACAAAACTAGAGTAAGTGCTAGAAAATGAACATAAATCTGAGCCTTAAAAATATGCATGGCTTTGCAGTGCCTGTTGACCACTGGCCATGGGTCTAAATAATTtcgattatatattatattatattatattgcattttttatatactttttatatatacagtagatgtaCAGAATAAACGACTTTCATTTGAATCAAAGTAATATTAAGTtcaatataattcattataataataatagtatctaaatatatttgaatatagatataaaatatatataaaattgttgaatgttttcatctcaaaataatatatatatacatgttaacTGACATTAACTGAAATTCATGCACATTTTTGCAGATTCCTTAGTCCACTCTTAAAACCTCTTTGAGAgcctacataaacacacacatacagtacttccACAGTTGTCTGTACTATTCTATACTGAACCACACACACGCTTCTTGCCTTGGTTGGGAAGTAACGGCTAGTTTTGAACTCTTTAAGGAAGGAGGACATGGCAACCGTGGAGAAGAAGAGAATGACGGACCAGAAGAGGACATCAGGGATGTATGGACCGTGATGACCACAGGCTCTGCCCACAAACTCACCCCTGTTCTCCACACAGCCCTGAGatgaaacacaacacacaataatCACATCTGCTTCTGATGAAGAACTCAGATAAACATAAactccagaaaaaaagaaaagaggataAAATCATATACGGTCATGTGTAACTGTGTAATAGCACAAGAATTTGTATAGTGGATTAGATTGTGtgttgtatatttgtgtgtgtgcaggagcttAAACGTAAAGCGGAGGGAGGGGAATTGAGGTGAATGAGCAGAGGATTTGCTTTTATTAAAGTATGAGTCGCTGAAATGTATTAACCCATATCTGAGTCTGTGGGAATGTTCAGGATAGAATGGCTTTACCAGAATGTAGTATGCAGTACCATAAACTGTATGCAAATTTTCTATGTACAAGCTAGCTAGTGAGGTTATTGTGGAAAAAAGCagcaataattgtaataaattatctattaaatgtttttttcagaataattactATATTTGGGTGGTAATTTCACAGCACAAATCAATGTTCCCTCATAAATAGTATGTCagaaattatgtgcccagctacatctgattcaaatattatgctaatttacagtgagtgtagtttcagacattacagtgcttcactcgtactgactcttattctgcctgaaagaatgaaaaggccgagctgaaggtggagcgattcgaccaatcagatgaaagcagcgtttcagctccgcccacaagtgcgaatgaaatattgaagccataaaccgaaatgatcaaaacgtacacggaccaactgtcttgtccatgttctctcacttgaatcctcttcttgagatttgagtctcttgaccttctgcaagccccgccttgttcacgcagtgattgacatggcgggagggggcggaagatgcgatcggctcggaatgcattttcaatgtgcacattgagttatGCTACATTaattgcgggacattgaatgaaaatgcaagcgtaagtgtcttgactgtgagtgttaatgcatttaagaaaaattgcatttaaatgatcattttgccacagtttttgcttgaacatgttagatatatctaatcatttctgtaataaattttcagtttaattttgcaacttataaagcgttaaaattagtattaattttacatatcaaaactggtgtatgaaatggcaaatgaaaattatgtaatttaattttcattttcattttgcaccaaatgttgcacaaatgtattggaaaatgtaaatgtaaatacagaaatgcattctcattttacatattgcattttcattttgcatattacatcccaaattgaatattgctacccatatgcttccatagttaATACACTCAATGTAAGTAAATTCAGTTCTAATTATTTATAACAATGTATTACAACACACAAGGAATaatcataatgcattatattctTAATTAAtccctttttaatgcattatagatAAAAGtattaagtaaagtgttacctaatgTTTAATTGCTTGAAAGCCCAAGATATTTATCATTGCATAATGCACACATAATGTATATTTCTCATACTGTCTGCAAATCAGTATTCAGCATGGTAGTATTGCATTTAGAATGATGTTTGTTCAAGTCATTTAGAAAGATCGTATTTACAAGTTAAACGGCACcacaaagtcataattatgagtggGACGCTCTGAGCATTTATTGAGCCCTGACTTTCAGAGTTAAAAGCATGTCAGTGAGAAAATATGGCAAACACAACAGGAGCAGAGTCTTTATTCActgttaatttgttttaatgaatttttcatttacaataaaactagcTAAGTCACATGTATAATTTCTTAAAGATGAGTTTAAAGAAATCAAAAAGCAAAATTTTTGGTCAAAAATATACATCGCCATCATTGCTCCAACCAAAGTAGCTTAAAAATACTTGACATTAACGAATTCCCAACTCGTAAATGCAAACTTACTAGGAAGATTTTAATGCACCAATAGTCACACTGACCTTAACATCCAGGCCTAGCCAGTCAATATCAGATGCAGTGATGTTTTTTTCCTGCCAGTAATTCAGTGTGGCATTACTGGGCTCTTTAGGTACTGTGCACACACACCTGcaaaacacacataaatacatcACAAAATGTCATGCTGATAACTTCATCAACATGTACAACTGAATTTATAGAAGTGACCTTGAGGAAGAtcgatgtgtttgtgtgtcagtacTCACGAGTACTGAGTGAGCTTGTTGAGGTCATTGTGCATGTTGAAAGGGTACGTCTCTCCCAGATGAATGAGTTTCTCCAGAGCCTCGTAGATGAAAATGATGCAGATGAGGGAAGCGAAGGCTTCCTCTGTGAATCGTGTGATGTAACACACCAGTGAGCTGGCATCTGTGGCAACCAGCAAAAGACACAAAAAGGCCGTCCACAGACCAATACACACACGTAAGGAGAGGTAGGACAAACCATACTCTCTGAGGAGAAAAACACAGATAAAAATTGGTCTTtattttatggcaaaattatGTAGGACACCTTGGGGGTGAATTCACTAAATAGTGCAGCACTAGTGAATTCCCCtgaactgaatgaaaaaaatcttTAGTGCAAATTAAAGGAGTCTCACTTGCAGAATTTGAAGAGGATTTTCTCAAAGACCAAGACAGGTCCCGTGCTGCCCAAGATAGTGAGGGGCTGCCCAGCAAACAAAGAATAAGCTATACCCGTCATAGAAGCTCCAAACAGAGACTCTATTGCACTCTAAGAGAGAAATGGGAAGAACAAACCATCAGTCACATTATAATCAACCCATCAGTTTTAATATATGGTTCTGCACGTGTCCGTACTATGCGTCCTTCTGTAGCTTCTCCCAGCAGACCTCCGAAGGTGATAACAGGAGACATGCAGGCGCAGTACAGGAAAAGGAAGGAGGCGAGACACTGCAAACTGATAGCATCTGTGTAATCTGACAGGTAGTGAGGAGCCTTACGCTTGATGTCCAGAATAAAACCGCCAAAAAACCTGACAATCCAAATAAAAGAACACCTCTGAGAGCCAGTTATGTTATTTACAGAATTCatgaacattaaaatatatgGGCAGTACATATTAGCAGATTACTCACTTCCCTGTGCGCTGTAGCTCTGGTCCTCCATGGCCTCCATGCTCCTCAGCCTCCCCCAGATCAGCCCCTCCATTGGCCAGAGGAACCTTCCGTTTCTCCTGCAAGATGGAGACACAACCAACATTACTACTGATCTCAGACCAGAGATAAAAATACGTCTATTCCAGTCACTGATGCACTAAAGTGAATGAATATGTAATATAGttcatatatttagcaaaatgttcCTAAATGTTCCTCTAGTGTCTAGATTTCCTGAGGTAAATGTAACATTAAGTGACATTGTTTGCAAGCTGTTTTATTTGCGTCTTTCCATTGATATAAGACTATATGATTGAGTGATTACATGagacataatatattttttagtatGTTGTACTATTTCTTTCAACATAATGTAACTTCTAATGGTCATTCATGATCATCCTGTGCTATAATAACTAGAAGTGAAGAGATGATCGGTTTGGTCAATCATcatatttttttggtttaataTTTCTGGTTGCTGACATTTCTGTGCATCATTTATTTCAGCTTCTGTGATGAATCATTGGATGGAGTTTGAGAACTCGTCACCTGTGAGGGCACGTTTTTGGGCGGCTCTATTCTGATGGTAGGATCCCACTCGCCTGGGGGCAGCACAGTCACCTGATCCAAAAACTCATCGATTCCTGCCACAAGGTCAGAACGATCCTTTGCTTTATAAGCTACATCATGGAACacctggagaaaaaaataatcaggTGAAATTAGCATGCATCACAGCTTTCTGCCTATAGTATGTCATCATATACAGAAATAAACACAGTGTTGTCCATACTACTGACCTCATCTGTCATGAGCGTGGCAATAGAGCGGCCGATCTCATGGTACTGAGGCCCTTTACCCATTGGCCCCAGCAGAATAAAGAGAAACCTGCACAATGACATAGGACTTAGTAGTGAACTCTGAGGCACACCACTTGATAAAATGAGCTTGACCAACTGAGtcattaatatatttcatatgttttGTGCTCAGATCTCTCTGCTCTTACCTGGTGGTGATTGGGACCTCTGCCAGGCCATTGAGCAGCACAGCAGGGGACAGACGGATGAAGGCCACCACAGGTTTCTCTAGAAACTCCAGTTCACCCACCAAGATGTTGGATGCCTCAGCTCCAGGTGGGATCTTCTTCATGAAGTGGAGGTCTATCTGCATATAGCAACACAACtctttttagcatttagcatttaaCAGTATTGTCCCTAAATCTACCTGAATCGTTTCatgatttatttatcattatttaaataatttaatttaattaaaggagtctcttatgctcacaaaggctacacgtatttgatcaaaaatacagttaaaatagtCACATTCTGATTTAAAAAGTCATTGTGCTAGCAAAGTTGatttttcagtagccattactcaaATGgctccttcagaaataattataatatgctgatttgatgctcaagaaacatttcttattgttatcaatgttgaaaacagtcagtTCTTAAATTCTATATTTAAGTCATGATGCAGTTTTTAGagttctttgataaatagaaagtttaaaagaacataatttatttgaaacaaaactcttttgtaacaataaaaattatttactttgttgaataaaattattcatttaaaaaaaataaaacacttttgaacagtagtttatatttgtatatttaggaTCCCGAATAAGATGTATTACAGTTTGGAAGGTGATTCTTACTTTGCTGAAGTCAACAGCACTGTTCTCTCGACTGCCATCCGCACGTCCTTCTGTAGTGGTGGGCTGAGCCTGAGGAGACACCATCTGACCTGGAAACAGTCCAGCAATCATACAAAACAGTGGAAATAAATAAGAGACCTTCATACAACAGATTCGTTCATTTTAACCTAGAAAGGCAGTGATGTCACGGTCATGGAGATTAAGACCTACTGAAGGCACACTTACCTGGTTGAAAATAGTAGCAAGGAACATGTTAAGGAAGCCGATTACAAACATCTTAGCCTTGTCTAAATctaattcaaatttaaaaactaaatcagAAGCGGAAATAAGGTAGAATGAGGTTTGATATGTAAAAGTCTACTACAAATCCCAGTACTAATTCCTAGGTcaacgttgatcctggagggcaccaaccctaataaaacacacctgaacaagctaatcaaggtcttcagtaTACAGGTCGgtattttttttcagggttggagctaaaatcTCCAGGACAGTGACCCTCCAGGATAAACATTCCCCACCCCTGTCCTAGGTGGTTAAAGGCAAAGATAAGTGGTTAAATATTACACTAATGCTATGTATATTGTTGGTTAGAACATTTATATGGAACACCGAAATAACTCTGTATAAACAGCTGGCAATTACCATCATACATTTGCAAGTCCACCATATTGGAAAGGCCAAGAGTAATATATATGCAAATGAACTGACATGGTATCATCCAACTGTGATATCTAGATTGTCCATATCTACGTATACATTAAGGTACAGTCACATTTAGAACTGTTCACAGATTTTTGTGAGCAAAATCTAGTCAAACATGCTCACAAATttcttgtgagaaaaaaaaattatgttccaCAGATGTTTCATCAGATTTAAGTTGGTCACACAAATTTGCAACACTGACCAACAGAAATCTGTTTGGTTTAACGGTGACTTCTACTCTATTGATAATAGACCTTTTTTGCTCTCAAAATTTCTTTAGTGTGACTGCACCTTCAGAGTACAGGTGAATCTATGATCATATTGCCTGATGCTGTCTCTTCTTCAGGGTCGAGGGCGGGGATGATGTGGTACCCATAAGGCGGGCTTAGTCGTTTGCTGAAGGGGATGTGGGTTTTTTGGGGCCGGATGAGAGGATTGTCTAGGCCAGGAACGGCAGAAAGGGAAGGATGGGGTTTATGGGGATCTGACAGACACTTGGGACAGCGGAGGGACCAGGCTGGAAATAAGAGCACCTTTCTGTTTCTCACACTCTGGCAGAACCTAGACCAGAGAGAGGAGAAGGAACTGGGGGGCGATTGGGTCGTGATGATAACTgggacacagacagacacaccaTAAAAAAGGATGATAAGACAGATGCATGACAAAAGCAGAAGAATGCATTTGCTGGAGAGTGTGGTGCAATACCATTCTTATCCATGGAGTGCGGTTCGGACTGCTTCCTGCCAATATCTGCGAAAGAGCGTACGATGGGGATCCGGTTAGCCAGTTTCTTCTGGTTCTGATGGTGGTGCTGTTTAAGGAGAGCATTTCGGATCTTCTTCCTCACTTCCTCTCCCAAAGAAACTGACGTCTCGTGCTGGTCCAAAACCAAATCTTAAAAACAAcgaataatacaaattataaatgttatacactaacatttttatttttggaagaaATTAAAAGCCGGGACATGTTATATTGATAAAAATTGCcagtaaatacatgtataatgttacagaagatttctagttcaaataaatgctgttcttctcaACTTTCTTTCAACcagtaaatactgaaaaaaatatatcatgattTTCAAACACGATATAACACTGTTTTAACACAAAACATGTTaacaattagaaatgtttcttgatcaacaAATcagcaatttatttaaaatagaaatcttttgtaacaatacaaGTATTTACTATCTCTTTTTTAACAATTTAGCATATCTTGGCAGTATAGGACAGTtaatatcttgaaaaaaaaaaaaacattatttctttgtactttttattaatcaaaaaaatattttcaaaaagtatcttaggttccaaaaaaataataatttaagcaccacaactgtttccaacattgataataaatcagcatattagaatgatttctgatggaaaaatttgacgctgaagactggagtaatggctgctgaaaattcagctttaacacCACAAGAATTTCTTAAAACAGAAAGTctatattttaattgcattaatatttcacaatatagaaTATATTCACAAtgtgtttatgatcaaataaattcagccttcatgagcataagaaacttctttagaaaacatttaaaatcttaatgaTGTGTCTGTCACTGATCGCTTGTTAAGGGTTGTTGGCATGCATTagaatattaaatgaaaacatttacagaTTGTGAAAATCCAACccaaaaaattacatcaatagcACCTGTggcacattattttaaacatactaTAATTTGTGATGCACAAATCTAATACTGCAAGCTATTTAATTGTGACACATGCTAAATGGGGTTATATTGCTGAAATGAAAACGATGAATGCTGATTGCTTTGGATCTGTAAGGAAGGCCTAGAGAAGATGTAGTCTGGACACTGTTTTCAAACTCAGTACCTGCGATCTCCTCCAGTGAGTTGGCCCTCATGTCCAGCATGACGGTGCCGTTGAGGATGCAGCTCCGCAGCTCAAACAGACTGTGTAGGGAAAGAGTAGCCACGTATGGCTTACTCCACCTCTCCCCTCCATCCTCTACATCCTCCTCAAACTTCAGCCATCTATAGGCAAACAAGGAACATGAGAGAGAAGATAAGAGAAAGATTGGGAAAAAGAGAGCGTAAATGAGAATGATTATTACATTAGTTCTTTCATTTAGCTACAGTACCAAAAACTTGTATTGCATTAGCTGTAATGGATATATGCCTAATGGATATATGCGGATGACAAGCTATCATACTCTCTTTGTAGTGACACTTGacctctgttttctctttcttttgtttttaacatgttaGATCCATTCTTCTCCTCCGTTTGAGTCCTCTGCTCATCTCTCTTCGGTACAATGACAATCctctgtgtgcatctgtgtgtgtgtgtgtgtacctcgcAGTCTCTTTCCATTCCGCATCCTCTCCCTCTTTCAGGCAGATTTCGTCCAGCTCTGTGAAGAGAGCGTGAGGAATGTGTTCCTCGTCATCCTCCATTCCCAGCAGGAACTGTACACGCTGAGATGGTGTGTCTGCTACAGAAATAAaagacacattttattatttatctctgTCTCTTTTGACTCGATCAAGTTTTCATTTATCCTTCTAGACTAACAGACTTACTATATGAAGGTGATTCTCTGCCATCCTCGGTTCCAGAGTCTCTCTCCCGTGACCTCTTCCTGTGGCGATGTCCATGGTGGCGATGCCGTCTGTGTGACCTTCGACCCAGTGGTACATGCACCCCAATGTAGAGGGTTCGGTGGCCTGCCAGGGACAAACAGAATAAGCcagttttcacaaaatgttttaaacaaagtAGCTATAGGGCAATACAtattttttgtaggcaaacacTGAAGTTAGCATCAATAGGATTTATTCATTGGCTTCTggataattgcaaaaaaaagggGCTCTGTGCACATTAAAGCTTGTCGTTTTGTTTATTAAGatcttggtagcactttatttttacagtcctgttcctcatgtacatactatgtacttattatagtaattacaataactatataaTAACTAGGTATTAACCCTGaacttacccctaaacctaaccctactccatgtagttaccttgtgttaccagaactttcttaagcactattcggacgggactagttttctaaactacgtttgagtttcgattcttgccacctgacgtctgtgatttccATGTACCAatttcggacgggactaacatctccatgtttatcacagaggtgggagggtctgatttgtgcatctgggcgtcacagagatcacgcgctctgtatgcgtgcattgcattcattcagaatgattgccattagaattattacacaataaatactaaatggctagtatagcaaaaccatgttaatgtgtggttcctttagtttaacttgtttttcttttcttttcttttcttttttttttattaaatgtaattaaaacattatgtaactgagtacataaatgaacgcgagtaatcttacctgatgctgatattacaatagccggtattaacagtttacgcgatcttgctcttgattttattatttgtattatttttttattattatttatttgccgctaagcaaatctaACAAACATCCgcacggtaagagcatctacggtaattcacgttggccaaaacacacaaggaaacgcgttgtgaaataaaatatcaccggcaatcacagacattcgcattcggacgggattagttttctcagaggatcactgagtttgctgaaaaacggtaggtaatttgctctggaattatcacagaggttgtgtgagaaaaacacagagttggcagattcggacgggctTCGAATAGGGctttagataaatacactgtaagtacactataagtacatgttagtacaggtactgtaaaataaagtgctaccaagatcttcacaaatgaacaatATTACttatataacactttttttgAATAAGGTGGAAAGTTTGAGTTAGAATGGTAtgtaaagccctattcggacgggactagtttcacagggggtcgttagagaaatctacgtttcacagacgtacttggtgattttaatcccgtccgaatctgccacgtctgtgtttttctcacacaacctctgtgataattccagagcaaattacctactgtttttcagcaaactcagtgatcctctgataaaactaatcccgtccgaatgcgaatgtctgtgattgccggtgatattttatttcacaacgcgtttccttgtgtgttttggcccacgtgaattaccgtagatgctcttaccgcgcggatgtttgatagatttgcttagcggcaaataaataataataaaaaaataatacaaataataaaatcaagagcaagatcgcataaactgttaataccggctattgtaatatcagcatcaggtaagattactcaggttcatttatgtactcagttacataatgttttaattacatttaataaaaaaaaaaaaggaaaacaagttaaactaaaggaaccacacattaacatggttttgctatactagccatttagtatttattgtgtaataattctaatggcaatcattctgaatgaatgcaatgcacgcatacagagcgcgtgatctctgtgacgcccagatgcacaaatcagaccctcccacctctgtgataaacacggagatgttagtcccgtccgaatcgGTACATggaaatcacagacgtcaggtggtaagattcgaaactcaaacgtagtttagaaaactagtcccgtccgaatagtgcttaagaGTGCAATTATTAACACAACAAGGCTGTGAAATCAGACAAGATACTTGCTTTCCTGTTCAGCAAATGTGATGTTTAATGTGTAGAGATATAACGATGCATCCTGAGCCGGCTGAaaatcaatgaaaatatttgaCAATACATTACAAGTCGGATGATAAATTTGGGGCTGGGGGTTTTATGAATGcatctctgaggggaactgactgtcttcagaaattattagatggtattttcttttcatcttagCTTGCCTCcctataatgcatattaaactattgctataaaaaaaacataattttttaattattattatttgtatttatttatttatgaattaattaatttatttatttgattgattgatttgggatttatttttgtttatttaacaagACATTTCTGTGGCATTTTGCCAAAGAAAACATGTTGTCTTAATTACTGTTATTGGATGCTTACAAATTTCCATACACGAAAGGAAGCCGTGCAGTTCTCAATCAACAAGAGAGTGAGGAAATCATGACAAAATGTTTgttggggtgaactgttcctttaacgaTAAACACTTCCTTTATTCCTTCATCTTAAAGCGTCTAGCAGATGTACAAGTCTGTTGTGCAAGATCCAATCTCTGCAGTCATATAATCAGATTCGGCGGATCTGTACTTTGTGTTTCTGTTCTTGTTTACAGTCTCAGATTAAACTATAGCATTAAatccctctctcactctcacccTCCAGCTTTCTGACAGTGTGTCTGTGGAGAGAGATGTGTGCTTGTAGCCCTGGGCACTGACACAGAGTAGCCAGAAACAGACTTTACATCACGACTTAAGTAGGTGAAGCAGACAGATGGCGATCAAAAGCAGAGCAGGAATATGGTCCACGCTGACTGTGTCTTCTGAATCACCTCATCAGTTTGTAATACCACCAACGTCCCACTCTTTAGAGATACACACTCTAATGAGCTTTAGTTTCACTGGTTCAGTCAGTCATGCAATTTAGCATCTAAATAAGTGATAAAGACCTCCAGggctgaaacaaacacacacacgtgtgctTTTATCTCATTACCTTCACTGATATCTTCTCCTAGCAGCCTAGAGGTGTGGGTTTTTGTGGCCATGTTGTAGTTTATACAAAGATGAATCACTTGCTTTTACATAAGTCAGATGAATCACTTGCTTTTACACACAATTCAGATCAGTTATAAAGATGAAGATAAAATTCAGCTCACTAAAACAGAAAAAGCAACACTTTCTCTTCAATTATAAGGTTAAGTAAGGATGAGGAAGAAACAGAGAGGTTCTTTAGGCAGAGACACTCTCTggctcaagtgtgtgtgtgtgtgtgtgtgtgtgtgtgtgtgtaaaggagcTGGAATGAAATGTTTCTCTAAATGGAATATTTCCTCAGGACTAAGAACAGCTAATGCCAAACACCAGATTTATTTCCTCTCTGCTGTCTGAAAATTAGGTCTCCATTCTACAAAACGTTTGAGAGCCTGAGCATGCTAAATGTCTGTTGAGAgcaaatttagtgtaaaacatatGCTCTTCAGGACCTAATGATGTTTAGAATCAGCTTTATG harbors:
- the LOC113110957 gene encoding sodium-driven chloride bicarbonate exchanger-like isoform X2, with translation MDVKDQGAQMEPLLPARNDEEAVLDRGGTRSMLNTNFEKEELEGHRTLYIGVHVPLGRRSHRRHRHHGHRHRKRSRERDSGTEDGRESPSYTDTPSQRVQFLLGMEDDEEHIPHALFTELDEICLKEGEDAEWKETARWLKFEEDVEDGGERWSKPYVATLSLHSLFELRSCILNGTVMLDMRANSLEEIADLVLDQHETSVSLGEEVRKKIRNALLKQHHHQNQKKLANRIPIVRSFADIGRKQSEPHSMDKNGQMVSPQAQPTTTEGRADGSRENSAVDFSKIDLHFMKKIPPGAEASNILVGELEFLEKPVVAFIRLSPAVLLNGLAEVPITTRFLFILLGPMGKGPQYHEIGRSIATLMTDEVFHDVAYKAKDRSDLVAGIDEFLDQVTVLPPGEWDPTIRIEPPKNVPSQEKRKVPLANGGADLGEAEEHGGHGGPELQRTGKFFGGFILDIKRKAPHYLSDYTDAISLQCLASFLFLYCACMSPVITFGGLLGEATEGRISAIESLFGASMTGIAYSLFAGQPLTILGSTGPVLVFEKILFKFCKEYGLSYLSLRVCIGLWTAFLCLLLVATDASSLVCYITRFTEEAFASLICIIFIYEALEKLIHLGETYPFNMHNDLNKLTQYSCVCTVPKEPSNATLNYWQEKNITASDIDWLGLDVKGCVENRGEFVGRACGHHGPYIPDVLFWSVILFFSTVAMSSFLKEFKTSRYFPTKVRAIISDFAVFITILSMVLIDYTLGIPSTKLQVPNEFKPTRDDRGWFISPIGPNPWWTTIVTVIPALLCTILIFMDQQITAVIINRKEHKLKKGCGYHLDLFVVGVMLGVCSLMGLPWFVAATVLSISHVNSLKLESECSAPGEQPKFLGIREQRFTGLMIFVLMGSSVFMTSILKHIPMPVLYGVFLYMGASSLRGIQFFDRLKLFGMPAKHQPDFIYLRHVPLRKVHLFTIIQLSCLVLLWVIKTSRAAIVFPMMVLALVFIRKLLDFVFSKRDLSWLDDLMPESKKKKMEDAQQEENQCVLMEDEGIVQVPLEGNFKDDPSIVNISDEMTKSSFGNIWKGLNTDSTSKDQSSKSSTVEVAIGQKRGDEEEAADLDRETSL
- the LOC113110957 gene encoding sodium-driven chloride bicarbonate exchanger-like isoform X1, producing MDVKDQGAQMEPLLPAVQSPASDNGRNDEEAVLDRGGTRSMLNTNFEKEELEGHRTLYIGVHVPLGRRSHRRHRHHGHRHRKRSRERDSGTEDGRESPSYTDTPSQRVQFLLGMEDDEEHIPHALFTELDEICLKEGEDAEWKETARWLKFEEDVEDGGERWSKPYVATLSLHSLFELRSCILNGTVMLDMRANSLEEIADLVLDQHETSVSLGEEVRKKIRNALLKQHHHQNQKKLANRIPIVRSFADIGRKQSEPHSMDKNGQMVSPQAQPTTTEGRADGSRENSAVDFSKIDLHFMKKIPPGAEASNILVGELEFLEKPVVAFIRLSPAVLLNGLAEVPITTRFLFILLGPMGKGPQYHEIGRSIATLMTDEVFHDVAYKAKDRSDLVAGIDEFLDQVTVLPPGEWDPTIRIEPPKNVPSQEKRKVPLANGGADLGEAEEHGGHGGPELQRTGKFFGGFILDIKRKAPHYLSDYTDAISLQCLASFLFLYCACMSPVITFGGLLGEATEGRISAIESLFGASMTGIAYSLFAGQPLTILGSTGPVLVFEKILFKFCKEYGLSYLSLRVCIGLWTAFLCLLLVATDASSLVCYITRFTEEAFASLICIIFIYEALEKLIHLGETYPFNMHNDLNKLTQYSCVCTVPKEPSNATLNYWQEKNITASDIDWLGLDVKGCVENRGEFVGRACGHHGPYIPDVLFWSVILFFSTVAMSSFLKEFKTSRYFPTKVRAIISDFAVFITILSMVLIDYTLGIPSTKLQVPNEFKPTRDDRGWFISPIGPNPWWTTIVTVIPALLCTILIFMDQQITAVIINRKEHKLKKGCGYHLDLFVVGVMLGVCSLMGLPWFVAATVLSISHVNSLKLESECSAPGEQPKFLGIREQRFTGLMIFVLMGSSVFMTSILKHIPMPVLYGVFLYMGASSLRGIQFFDRLKLFGMPAKHQPDFIYLRHVPLRKVHLFTIIQLSCLVLLWVIKTSRAAIVFPMMVLALVFIRKLLDFVFSKRDLSWLDDLMPESKKKKMEDAQQEENQCVLMEDEGIVQVPLEGNFKDDPSIVNISDEMTKSSFGNIWKGLNTDSTSKDQSSKSSTVEVAIGQKRGDEEEAADLDRETSL